The DNA window CATTTCGACACCGAAATCCGCCTGCATGATGAGTTCCGTGTTGATTATCTTCCACGTGAAGGCGAGTGTCGTGAACGCGAGCAAAAGGAACACGCAGACGAAACCGACGACGATGACGTTTGCTAGCGAATTGGGCACTCGCTCTTGCAAACGCGGACGGGCGTACCATGCCACGGCGAAAAACGCGATGAGCGCGAGAATGACGAACGCGGAGGTGAAAATCCGCATGTCGAACCAACTTTGCCGTCCGACCTGTCTGAACAACCTCTCCGTCTGGGCGAGCGGCAGTCCTTCCATCAACCACCACCTCGACCCAACTCGTCTGCGACCCGTGCCATCGCGGCGAACTCCACGGGCGACACCTTCCCGGCACGCTCTCGGAGGATGTCCTCGTCCAACACGTCGTCGTCCGGAGATTCGAGCGCATCGACGACGGCGTCCGGGTCGTCGAGCCCCGAGATGTGGGCCGTGTTCCGAATCCCGTTTCGAATCGTCTTCCGACGCTGGGTGAACACCGCCTTCACGAAGTCGAGGAAGAACGCCTCGTCGTCCACCTCGTACTCCGGCTCCCGCGGAATCGTCCTGACGATTGCGCTCTCGACCTCCGGTTGCGGCGCGAACGCCTCGCGCGGGACCGTCTCCACGACGCGCACGTCGGCGTAGTGCTGTGCCGTCACGGAGAGTCGCCCGTAATCGTCGCTTCCAGACTCGGCGGCCATGCGCTCTGCGAACTCCTTTTGGAACATGAGGAGCATCGGCTTTCCGAGCGGGAGGAGTCGAAACGCGATTTCGCTCGAAATGCCGTACGGAAGGTTGGCGATACAGGCCGAGAAGTCGGGGAGTTCGACCGACAGCGCGTCACCCTCCACGACCGTCAACCCCCCATCGTCGCACTCCGAACGGAACTCCTCGCGGAGAAACTCGGCGAACGTCGGGTCGCGCTCGATAACCGTCACGCGGTCCGCGGCCGCGAGCAGGCGGTCCGTGAGGACACCCGGTCCCCCGCCGATTTCGAGGACGTGCTCCAGATTCATCTCGTCGGCGTACGTCGGTATTCTGTCCACAACTCGGTCGTCCACGAGGAAGTGTTGGTCGCGGTTCGGGTCGCCCCGGACGCCCGCACGTCGAATCAGCGCGTCGGGGTCCCTCGTACCGGCTTCCTCGGGTGGCGAGCGTTCCATCGTTATCCTGTCTACCGGAGCGAGCGGCGTAAACCCACCGAGTTCCGACCGGCGTTGGTTAGCACTCGTCGAAGCGAGACGAGAGAGCGGGAAGCGAGCGAAAATCGAAACCCCGCTCGCGTCAGTCGTAGCGGACGAACGTTCGATACTTCAAATCGTCCTCGCGGATCTCTTCGAGGATGCGCTCCACGAGAACGTCCTCCGGGTTGTGAAGTCCGGACACGCGGTCTTCGAGGTCGTCGAAACTCTCGAACGGTTTCCGTTTCCGCGTTTCGAGCACGTGGTTGCGCAGTTTCTTCCCGATGCCGGGGAGGAGGTTCAACTGGTGGAGACGGAGGGTTATCGGTTGGGCGTCGTTGTAGAAATCGACGAACCGCCGTTCGTCGCGGTCCACGATGTCCGTGACGGCGTGTTCGAGTTCCGACTGCGCGGCGGAGGTGAGGTCACCGTACGCGACTTCGCGCACGTTGGTGACGTTCTCGCGGGCCGCGGGTGGTTCGATTGGAATGCTGTCGCCGATACCGACGCTTGCACCCTGTTCGAGCACGAGTTCGAGGAGATGGAAATCGGATTCAGTCAGGACGTACGCGACCGGTTCCTTCTGGTACTGCGGACGGTCGTCTTCCGCACGACCGTGTGGCAGGAAGTCGAGCACCACAGCCGACGCTTCGCTGTCAGTCTCGGATTCACTCATTGCACTCGAATACGATGACGAGCAACTTAAAGAATCGGTGAAGCTACTCGTACTTCGCCACGACGTTCAGTATCTCGTCCAGCTCGTCACCCGAGAGGGTGAACCGCTCCTGTGCGTAGACCGCTCGCAGTTCGTCGCGATCCTTCGGCAGGAGGTCGGCGATCTTGTACGCCGTCGCCTCGTCCACTTTTTCGAGTTCGAGCAGCTCCCCGACCAGTTCGCGCGACTCCTCAGCGTCGAGGACGGCGAACCGGTTGACGTGTTCGATGGCTCGGGAGAGGTTGTAGGGCATCTCGCGGGTCTCGTCCAGCGCGCGTTCGCGCTCGATGTCCGCGAGGAGTTCCTTCGCCTCCGGCGTCGTGAGATACTCCTCGTCGAGCTTTTCCTTGAAGATAGTCATAGCTTACTTCTGTTCGCGGAGGTGTGCGGGCTGGGTGATGAGCGTCTTGTCCTTGCCGCCGTCGTTGATGATGACTTTGTACGCTTTGCCCTGCTTACCGACGACCTCACCCGTGCGACCGTTGAATCGCGGGTGGAAGCGACCTTTGCGGACGCTCGGGTCGATTTTGAGGTGGACTTTCTGTCCGTTCTCGTACTGCTGGACGGCGCGCTGTGGTGGGGACGTACCACGTTCTCGGGGGTTGTTCGACAACTTTTCGCGGGTAGTGTTGTACGGTCCGTTCGAGCTCGGCATAGTCGTATGACGCTCTTGTTCAGTGACGGTTATAAAAGATACGTTCCTCCTCGCCGAGACACGAACCTCGCGGGTCGGTTTGGCACGGGACCGGTGGCGCGGTCATCCAACCGGGAAGCCCATCACCACCGCTGGTGGACCGCATCGGCCACGTACTCCTCGTAGACCTCCCTGACGCGCTCTGTCTCCTCCGTCGTGAGCGGCGGGAGCGAGGCGGCGATGACGTTCTCCCGAACGTGCTTCGGGTCCGTCGAACCCGGAATGACGGCCGAAACGGCGTCGTGGTCGAGAATCCACCGAAGGGAGAACTGCGCCATCGTCGCGTCCTCGGGTACCAGCGGTCGGAGTTCGTCCACCGCTTCGAGGCCGCGCTCGTAGGGCACACCCGCGAACGTCTCGCCGCGGTCGAACGCCTCGCCCTCGCGGTTGAAATTCCGATGGTCGTTCTCCGGGAACTCCGTTTCGGCCGAGAGGTTCCCGGTCAGCAACCCGGACGCCAGCGGAACGCGGACGATGATTCCCACGTCGCGGCGCGCCGCCTCGTCGAAGAACAGTTCCGCGGGGCGCTGGCGGAACGGGTTGAAGATTATCTGCACCGTCTCCACGCCCGGATACTCGATGGCTTTCAGTCCCTCCTCGACGCGCTCGACGCTCACGCCGTAGTGGTCGATTCTCCCCTCGGCTTTCAGGACGTCCAGCGCGTCGAAAGTTTCGGGCTGGTAGTACACGTCCGTCGGCGGGCAGTGCAGTTGGAGTACATCGAGCGCGTCCGTATCGAGATTCGACCGACTTCGGTCCACGAACTCCCGAAGGTTCGATTCCGTGTACCCGGACGCGTCGTGCGGGTCGAGCCTCCGTCCCGCCTTCGTCGCCACGGTGGGACGCTCGTCCGGGTCGTACTCCGCGAGCACGTCGGCGATGACGCGTTCGCTCCGTCCGTCGCCGTACACGTCCGCCGTGTCGAGGAACGTGATTCCGGCGTCGATGGCGGCACGAACGGCCTCGTGAGCCGCTTCGTCGGACACGTCGCCCCAGTCCGACCCGATGTTCCACGTTCCCATTCCGACTTCCGTTACGTCGTAGCCCGTCGTTCCGAGCGCGCGTTCGTCCATGTTGCACGGCACGTGGTCCCGGTACATGCCTCTTCTTCCTGAGCGCGAGGCGAAAGGATAACCCTCCTCCGGTTCGTCCCCTCGCGCATGACCGACAGCGACGATTTCAGGTTCGAAACGCGGTCCATCCACTCCGGACAGGAACCCGACGAGAAGACGGGCGCGCTGATGACGCCCATCTACGCCAACTCGACGTACGTGCAGGACGGGCCGGGCGACCACCGGGGCTACGAGTACTCCCGGACGGGTAACCCGACGCGCACCGACCTCGAAGACAATCTGGCCAGCCTCGAAGGCGGCGAATACGGTCGCGCCTTCTCCAGCGGGATGGGAGCCATCAACACCGTCCTCAACCTGCTCTCCTCGGGCGACCACGTTATCGCCAGCGAGGACGTGTACGGCGGCACCCACCGAATCTTCACGCAGGTGTACGCCGACTACGACGTCGAGTTCTCCTTCGTGGACATGACCGACCCCGACGAAGTGGCGGACGCGGTGCGCGAGAACACCGAACTGCTGTGGGTCGAAACGCCGACCAATCCCCTGCTCAACGTCGTGGACATCGCGGCGATGGCCGACATCGCGGCGGACGCCGACGCGCTCTGTGCCGTGGACAACACCTTCGCCACGCCGTACCTCCAGCGTCCGCTCGAACTCGGTGCGGACATCGTGTCCCACTCGCTGACGAAGTACCTCGGCGGGCACTCGGACGTGGTTGGCGGCGCGCTGATTACCGACGACGCCGAGTTGGACGAGCAAATCGGCTTCTATCAGAACAGCGTCGGCGCGACCCCCGGTCCGCACGATTGTTTCCTCGTCCTCCGCGGAACCAAGACCCTCGGCGTGCGGATGGACCGTCACTGCGACAACGCCCGCGACATCGCCCACTGGTTGGACGACCACGACGCGGTGGACACCGTGTACTACCCCGGCCTCGAATCGCACCCGAACCACGAACTCGCCGCGGAGCAGATGAACGACTTCGGCGGTATGGTCAGCTTCGAACTCGACGCCTCGCTGGAGGAGGCCGCCGACGTGGTGTCCGAGACGGAGGTGTTCACCCTCGCCGAAAGCCTCGGCGGCGTCGAATCGCTCATCGAACAACCCGCGACGATGACCCACGCCGCGATTCCGAAGGAAGAACGACTGGCCGCCGGACTCACCGACGGCCTCATCCGCGCCAGCATCGGCATCGAGCACGTGGACGACCTGAAGGCGGACCTCCAACAGGCGTTCGACGCCGCGCTGAAGTAGTCACCCCCTCTATTTTCCGCGGTTGCGGAATCGAATGCCGGAGCCCAACAGTACTCCAAACCGGAGCACGTAGCGTCGTGCATGGAACTGACCGACCACGTGTACGCGTTTCCGTTGACCTTCGAACGCGGCGACCGCGAGACAGTCATCTACCCGTCGGGCGTCGAAACCGAAGGCGGCTTGCTTCTCCTCGACGCGGGGTTCCCCGGTCAGACGGACGATTTGGCCGACGCACTCGCCGACCACGGCTTCTCGCTGGACGACGTGGAGACGCTGCTTCTGACCCACCAGGACGGCGACCACGCGGGCGGTGCCGAGGACCTCCTCTCCCGAACCGACGCGACCGTCGTGGCTTCGACCGGTGACACGCCCGCCATCGAGGGCGACGAGGACCCAATCAAATCGAGGGGCGACCGCTACCCGCCCGTTTCGGTCGACGTGCAGGTCGTCGATGGCGTCACGTTCAGAACCGAGGCCGGACCGATGCGCGTCGTCGAAACGCCGGGGCACACGCCCGGCCACGTTTCGCTCGTCCTTCCCGAGGCGGACCTCCTCATCGCTGCCGACGCCACCGTCGCCGACGAGGACGGCCTCGTCGGGCCGAACGAGCGGTTCACGCCCGAGTTGGAGCGAGCAATCGAGTCGGTCGGCACGCTCGCCGACTTCGAGACGAGTCAGGTCCTCTGTTATCACGGCGGGTTCGTCGAGGACGCCGACGTCGAGGCGACGTACCGGTCGCTCACGGAGTGAGAAAAACGAAACGAAAAGTGGAATTATATCCGACCGACGTTCTGCACGTCGACGCTCTCGACGCCATCGACGTTCGAGAACGACTCCTCGACGGCTTCCGTGCCACCGGCATCGTCGGGGACGATGACCGTCGGCAGGAGCGCGACGAGACCGAACGCAACGTCGTCGCGTTCGAAGCCGTTGATTTTCGCACCCTCGGGGAGCGAATCTTCGAGTTTCTCTTGGAGGTCGTCCAGGTCGATCTCCGGGCTCTGCGGCATTACCTTGACTTTAGCTGCTACTTTTCCCATGATTTACGGTCCGAGGAACCCACAGTCGGGGCACTCGTAAAGGTTGCTCTGTTTTCGGCACTTCGCACAGCGGTAGATCGTCTGCCCACAGTCTGGGCATTTGAACGACGCGGCGTTCGTGCCGGAGATGTTAATCCCGCACGAGACGCATTTTCGCGCTTGTTTTTGGGTCTGACTCATACACCCACGTTCCGCCGCGCGACTTTTAACGCTTCCCTTTCGGGGTTCGAGCGGGTCGTTAGAACGCGCCCGTCTCGACGGTTGCGTCGGCGTGCAGGCTCTCTTTCACCGCGTCGTGAACCTTGCAAAGTTCGAAGGCGCGGTCGATGGCGTCCTGTGCCGTCTCGTCGTCCGTCTCGGCTTCCCACTTGATGTCGAACGCGACGGCGTCGAGTTTGTCGTCGTCGTTCAGGTCGCCGCTCACGTCGATTTCTATCTTGCCGAGGTCGCCAGCGCCGCGCTGTTCGCCGCCCACGCGAAGGGCGGGAACGTAGCACGAACCGTACGCGGCGAGCAGTGTTTCGAGCGTGTCCGGGGCGTCCTCGCCCGTCGCGTCGATGGTGACGGAGAAATCGCGGACCTCGTTCTCTGCGCTGTATCCTGCTTCCGACGTGGTAGTGACTTCTGGCATTGCAATTTCCACGTTCGCCGCAACACTCCTAAGGCTTGTTCTTCCGGCCGCGCTTGTCGGAGTGAACGTGTAGAACCGTGCAAGATAGTCGATGTGAAACAAGTCAACCGCCATGGCGCGTGCGTCAGCAGGCCGAGGATTTCACATCCGAGGGCCTGCTGGAAAGCGCGAGGGACGACTGAGCGCATGCGAAGGAGTCGGTTGGGGAGGGAGTGGCATGCGAGGTTTCAGAGAAACCTCGAAAACGAACGGCAGCGCCGTGAGTACGCGGTGCGGCGGCGGGTGGTTTCATTGACGTCTGTATTTGCAGCCACAGCAATACCAACCACGAGACAGCGAGCGGGGGGGCTTTGTGGGTCTTCTTCGTAGTTGCTGAAATCGTATAACCGGTAACCGCGTCTGTTCGTAGCTAATCACCTACTCAAACTCGTCGAAGAAAACAAAAAAAACCGTCCCGTCTACTCTCGATTCCCGTCACCAGAGTTCTTCGGAGAGGTCGAACGTCTCGTCGCCCTCCAAGACGTGAACTTCGGCGTCGTTGCCGGTGGCCTCGACCTCGCGCACGAAGTCCTCGGGGTCCTGCTCGATGGGCGGGAACGTGTCGTAGTGCATCGGGAACGCGTAGTCGGCGTCCACCCAGTCCACCGCGACGGCGGCCTGCCACGGTCCCATCGTGAAGTGGTCGCCGATGGGAACCGCGACGGCGTCGGGTTCGAGGAACGGACCGATGACGTCGCGCATCTCGGTCATCAGGGAGGTATCGCCCGCGTGGTAGAACGTCTCGCTCTCCTCGTCGGAGACTTGGGTCGGCTTGGTGTCGCTGATGACGTAGCCCGCGGGCATCCCGCCGGAGGCACCGTAGCCCGTGTCGAGGCCGTTGGTGTGGTCGGCGCGAACCATCGTGACGTAGGCGTCATCGGCTTCGAAGGTGCCGCCCATGTTCATCCCGGTACCGTCCTCGACGCCGTACTCGTCGGTCACGTAGCCGATGACCTCCGGCGTGGCGACGAAGTGAGCGTCGCGGAACCGGTCGGAGTCCGCGATGTGGTCCGCGTGCCCGTGCGTGAGCAGCACGTAGTCCGGGTCCAACTCCTCCGGGTCCGTGTCCGTCTTCGGATTGTCGAAGAACGGGTCGATGAGGAGTTCCGTGTCGCCGACGGTGACGTGCCATGTCGAGTGTCCGTACCAAGTAAGCTCCATGGTGTACGTTGGGATACTTCCTAAACCGTCTTAAAAGATGTTGGCGGCGGGTGGGGTGTTACCGGAGTCCGAACCGTTTTGCCTCCCGAATACGACACCCAGCGTATGCATCGAGTCCGATTCCGCGACCCGGCAGGGTCGGTTAGAACCGGCGAATGGCGCGACGGCGAACTCCGATTCGGGGGCGACAGCTACGCGCCCGAGGAGGTCGAACTCCTCGCACCGACGGAACCGACGAAGGTCGTCTGTGTAGGTCTGAACTACGCCGACCACGCGGCCGAGCGAAACAAGGACGTTCCCACGCGTCCGCTACTGTTCCTCAAGCCGCCGAACACCGTCGCATCCCACGGCGACACCATCACGCTCCCGGCCGGAAAGGAGCGCATCGACCACGAGGCGGAACTCGGCGTCGTCATCGGCGAGCAGTGTCGAAACGTCGCCGAGGAGGACGCGATGGACGTCGTTGACGGCTTCACGTGCGTGAACGATATCTCGAACCGCGACGACCAGGATTTGGAGCAGAACTGGGTCCGCGGCAAGGCGTTCGACAACTCCTGCCCGCTCGGGCCGGTCGTGGCGTCTCCCGAGAACGTCCCGGAGGACGCCCGCGTGCAACTCCGCGTCAACGGCGAGGTGCGACAGGAGTCCTCGCGCGACCAGTTCATCTTCTCCGTCCCGGAACTCATCGCTGAGATTACGACCTACCTCACGCTGGAACCGGGCGACGTCGTCATCACCGGCACGCCGTCGGGGGTCGCGCCGCTCGAAGACGGCGATACCGTCGAAGTCGAGATAGAGGGAATCGGAACGCTCGAACACGACGTTCGAATTCCGTAGCAATCTGGAAAACTGATTTTTCGAGGCGGCGAACCCGCGATTACAGCACGCTCCACGCCTTGATGGCGCGGTTGTACGACGAGATGTCGGCGATCCAGCGCGCCGCGATGGCCTTCTTCAGGACCTCCGCGGGCGTGGAGTTGAAGGTGCTGATGGGGAAGTCCATCCCGGCGACTTTGACGTCGTGAGCGACGGCCTCGTCACCGATGGAGATGACGGTCCCCTTGTTGTTGTACGTCCACGTCTTGAGCGGCTGGCCGTAGATGGCGCGGGCGACGTTCTCGCCGACGACTTCGGCGGCCTGCCACGCGGCCTGGGCGGTCGGCGGTGCCGGGTTCTCGCCCTGGTCGATGATGGCACAGTCGCCGATGGCGAACACGCGGTCGTCGCTGGTCTGGAAGTTGGATTCGGTGGTGACGCGGTTGTGTTCGTTGTCGAGTCCGCAGTCGTCCATGGCGTCGCGGCCCGTCACGCCGCCGGTCCAGACGAACACGTCGTAGTCGAGGGCGTCGCCCTCGTCGAACTGAATCTCGTCCTCGGTGGCTTCGGTAATCGGGTCGCCGGTCAGGATGTTGATGTCCTTTTCGAGGACGTACTTCTTCACCGTCCCCTGCAGTTCAGGGTCCTGTCCGGGCATGATTTCGTCGAGTGCCTCGACGAGGTAGATGTCGATGGGTGCGCGGTGCTTGTCGCGGTACTCCGCGATTTCACCGGCGCTCTGGATGCCGGACAGTCCGGCCCCGCCGATGACGATCTTCGCCGGGTCGTTGCGGGAGGCGGTCTTGGCGGCCTCCTTCACTTGGTCGTGGATTTCGAGCGCGTCGTCCAGACTCTTCAGCGTGAGAGCGTTCTCCGCCATGCCCGGGATGCCGTAGTAGGCCGTCTTGCTGCCGAGCGCGGCGACGAGATAATCGTATTCGAGGTCGTCACCGTCTTCCAGTTCGACCGTTCGGTCGTCCGTGTCGATGTCCACAACGGTGTCCTGCACGAAGCGCGTGCTCGGGGACTTGATCTCGTGAATCGGGAGCGTAATCTTGTCCTTCGCTCGCGGGTCACGGATAACACGGTGGGATTCGTGCAGTACGAGGTGGTAGTCCTTGTCCGACACCCACGTAATGTCAGCGTCATCGAGTTCTTCTTCGAGTTGCTGTATCGCGCCAGCACCAGCGTAGCCAGCACCGAGCACGACGACCTTCGAAGTCATATCCGAACATCGGGATTCATACGATACAAAGGTGTTGAAACCCGCAAGCGGGTGCGTGATATTCACACTCCCCCCAAATCTGACCGGACGTGTTGGTTACAAGCTTTAAAGGTGGTCGCGCCAAACTATCCGCTACTTATGAGTAATCACGAACTGCGCAAGGAGGCACACGACCTCGACGTGACGGTGTGGGTCGGCAAGGGCGGCGTCGGTGCCGTCACCGAGGAACTGAAGAACCAACTGCAAAACGAGAAGCTCGTGAAGGTGAAGTTTCTCCGAGCGGCCCGCGGCGGCACCTCGACCGACGAACTCGCGGACGAACTGGCTGACGAGGTGAACGCCGAACTCGTCGAAACGCGTGGGAACACGGCGGTGTACCACTGATGGAACCGCTACCCGGACTCAGTGGTATCTTCGGCGATAACGCGGGGCTCGTGACACAAGCAATATACTTCGTCGTCTCGTTTGTCGCCCTCTACCTGCTCGGTAGAATCGTCGTCATACCGATGGTGAAACGCCTACTCGACAGGCGTGGATACGAGGATAGCGTCAAGAAACCACTTACAAAGATAACGCAGTTGGTCGTCCTGTTCGTGGCAGTCGCACTCGCGTTCGGGTTTGCCGAGCTCGGGAACTTCCTCACCGCGTTCGCCACCATCGGTGCCGCCGCGACGTTGGCAGTCGGCTTCGCGCTGCAGGACCTCATCGCCAACTTCGTCGCCGGTGTGTTCATCTTCACCGACAAACCGTTCAAAATCGGCGACTGGATAGAGTGGGACGACGGCAGTTACTCCGGTATCGTGGAGGACATCGACCTCCGCGTGACCCGCGTTCGAACGTTCGACAACGAACTGCTGACGGTGCCGAACTCGGTGCTGACCGACGGCGTTATCAAGAACCCCGTCGCCAACGACAAACTCCGCATCCAGTTCCTCTTCGGCATCGGCTACGACGACAACATCCACCGGGCGACCGAGATCATCATCGAGGAGGCCGAGAACCACTCGGACATCCTCGACACCCCCGAACCGTCGGTTCGGCTCACCGAACTCGGCGACTCCTCCGTGGGGCTCAAATCCCGCTTCTGGATTTCGGACCCGAAGCGCAGTGACTTCGTGAAGACGCGCGGCGAGTACGTCACCGCGGTCAAACAGCGCTTCGACGAGGAGGGCATCGACATCCCGTACCCCTACCGCAACCTCGCGGGGGGAATCGAGATTTCGAACCCGTCCGAGTTGGCGGTGCTGTCGGAAGACTGAGGCGGCCATCGTCGCCCGTCGTTCCGACGGTCGTGGAACAGCGTTGAAGTAGACCGGGCGTTATTTTTCGGTATGAACGGCAGTCGAAGAACCTTCCTCTCTACCGTCGGTTCCGTTTCGGTCGGTGGCACGGTCCTCCTGTCGGGGTGTGCTGGAAGCGACTCGGACGGGGACGCGAACGGCCGGACGACGGACGTATCGTCCGGGGCGGAGTCGGCGGACTCGACGGCGACGACGGAAACAACCACCGCGACGGGAAAACAAACCGTCTCGACGGCGACGATACGCGACGGGACGGAACAGGAGACGACTATTTACGAGATTCGCTCGGGGTCTCCCGGTCCGACCGCGTTCGTCGGAGGGGGAATGCACGGCAACGAGGAGAGCGGATACTGGGCCGCGGACGCCATCAGGAAGTGGGACATCGACGCCGGAACGCTCGTCGTCCTCCCGAAAGCGAACGTTCGCGGCGTGCGCCACGAACGTCGGGAGTGGCCGCCGGGAATGGACTTGAACAGAAAGTTCCCCATCGGGGAGCCGCCGACGAACGCGCTCGCGAAGGCGGTTTGGAGGGCCATCGAGGAGTACGACCCGGACCTGTTCATCGACCTTCACAGCTCCAAGGGAATCTTGCGACGCGAGGGCGACGAGGGCGTCGGACAGAACGTGTTCCGCTCGAAACACGACGAAATCGTCACGAGCGTCGATGCGGCGGTCGAACGGTTGAACGACGAGTACGTCACCGGCTACGAACCGGTTTACGACTTCGTTCACACGCCCGTGAGCGAGACGAAATACGACACCACGCCGATGCTCGTCAACAAGATGCGGGCGGACCGCGACGTGCCGTCGTGTCTCTTCGAGGTCACGCAGGACGACGTGAAACCCGAAAAACGCGCTCGCTGGACGCGGACCTTCGTCGATAGCGTGCTCGATTCGTGGGGGATTCGGTCGTCACGACTGAACGGATAGGGTTCGGTCGAACCGAGACGACATCTGTATTCGGGACGGCGTTTGGATTCGAGACGGCGTTTCGACTCGGCGGTGAGAATGCGATATGAATGTGGACGGCCGGGGTTGCCCGGCGTTCCGGACCGGGGAATCCCGGTTGCCTCCTCCACCCCGCGATCCGACGAGCGACAGCTGTTCGGCGGTCCGCTGCTCACTTCCGTGCCTGACGGATTGCCACCGACTAACCGCGACGGGACACCCCTGCGAGTGTTCGCCGCGGACCGCTGGCCCCGTCGGACGAGGCTTCTGCGTTGGCTTTCGGGGCCCGGCCCGGTCTGACCGGACGTACCCGGAGTTTGGTTCCCGCTCAAGACCATAGCGCGGGCGGGGAGCAGGGCCTAACTGCCCAACCTAGTCCACTTCCTTCTACTCCACTCCGACTTAAGGGCCTTTCGGGTTCGGAATGGCGTCAAGCTTCGACTTTGCCCCGGAAGTCATCCGACCGTGGCGATGGCCACGACGTTCGAGACGACGACGAGCAGTCCGACGACGAGATAGACGATACTTCCGAGTCGAAACGTCCGACGCGACCGCTGGGTCCATCCCGAGAGGACCACGAGGAGGAGGACGGTCGCCGCTTTGAGAAGAAGCAACCCGAACAGTCCCATCTCGGCGAGGAGGTGGGAGACGAACGGGTTCCCCTCGCTCAGCCCGAGTTCCAAACCGATACCGGTCGTTATCACGTCGCCGAGCATCACTCCTAACACGGCGATCAGCAACGGGGGAGAGACGTGCGACCACAGGCGAGAGAGAGCGTTCGGCGACACGCCACCACCTGCACCGTCACGTTACTTTGTTATAGGCCGACTGTCGGGGAGTAACACATCGCTGTGGACCCAAAAGGGACGACTACAGCACGGTTCGGGCGTACCAACCCGCGCTTGTGGGGACGGCAAGCGTCGCGAGGAAAATCACCCACCGATACCCGTTCAACGCGTCCATGCGTGCCGCTTCGACCAACGTGGACGCGGGGGTCACGACGGCCCACCAGAGCGTAATGCCCGCCAGAAAGCCGCCGAGGACGAGGGTGACGCCCGCGACGGTCGCCGGGTCCGACCGACCGCGGAGTGCGGACCCGAACGCGATGAACGCGACGAGAGAGAGGAGAACGTCGAGCAGTTCGACGGGAAC is part of the Haladaptatus paucihalophilus DX253 genome and encodes:
- a CDS encoding fumarylacetoacetate hydrolase family protein; amino-acid sequence: MHRVRFRDPAGSVRTGEWRDGELRFGGDSYAPEEVELLAPTEPTKVVCVGLNYADHAAERNKDVPTRPLLFLKPPNTVASHGDTITLPAGKERIDHEAELGVVIGEQCRNVAEEDAMDVVDGFTCVNDISNRDDQDLEQNWVRGKAFDNSCPLGPVVASPENVPEDARVQLRVNGEVRQESSRDQFIFSVPELIAEITTYLTLEPGDVVITGTPSGVAPLEDGDTVEVEIEGIGTLEHDVRIP
- a CDS encoding NAD(P)/FAD-dependent oxidoreductase produces the protein MTSKVVVLGAGYAGAGAIQQLEEELDDADITWVSDKDYHLVLHESHRVIRDPRAKDKITLPIHEIKSPSTRFVQDTVVDIDTDDRTVELEDGDDLEYDYLVAALGSKTAYYGIPGMAENALTLKSLDDALEIHDQVKEAAKTASRNDPAKIVIGGAGLSGIQSAGEIAEYRDKHRAPIDIYLVEALDEIMPGQDPELQGTVKKYVLEKDINILTGDPITEATEDEIQFDEGDALDYDVFVWTGGVTGRDAMDDCGLDNEHNRVTTESNFQTSDDRVFAIGDCAIIDQGENPAPPTAQAAWQAAEVVGENVARAIYGQPLKTWTYNNKGTVISIGDEAVAHDVKVAGMDFPISTFNSTPAEVLKKAIAARWIADISSYNRAIKAWSVL
- a CDS encoding YhbY family RNA-binding protein, encoding MSNHELRKEAHDLDVTVWVGKGGVGAVTEELKNQLQNEKLVKVKFLRAARGGTSTDELADELADEVNAELVETRGNTAVYH
- a CDS encoding mechanosensitive ion channel family protein — translated: MEPLPGLSGIFGDNAGLVTQAIYFVVSFVALYLLGRIVVIPMVKRLLDRRGYEDSVKKPLTKITQLVVLFVAVALAFGFAELGNFLTAFATIGAAATLAVGFALQDLIANFVAGVFIFTDKPFKIGDWIEWDDGSYSGIVEDIDLRVTRVRTFDNELLTVPNSVLTDGVIKNPVANDKLRIQFLFGIGYDDNIHRATEIIIEEAENHSDILDTPEPSVRLTELGDSSVGLKSRFWISDPKRSDFVKTRGEYVTAVKQRFDEEGIDIPYPYRNLAGGIEISNPSELAVLSED
- a CDS encoding succinylglutamate desuccinylase/aspartoacylase family protein produces the protein MNGSRRTFLSTVGSVSVGGTVLLSGCAGSDSDGDANGRTTDVSSGAESADSTATTETTTATGKQTVSTATIRDGTEQETTIYEIRSGSPGPTAFVGGGMHGNEESGYWAADAIRKWDIDAGTLVVLPKANVRGVRHERREWPPGMDLNRKFPIGEPPTNALAKAVWRAIEEYDPDLFIDLHSSKGILRREGDEGVGQNVFRSKHDEIVTSVDAAVERLNDEYVTGYEPVYDFVHTPVSETKYDTTPMLVNKMRADRDVPSCLFEVTQDDVKPEKRARWTRTFVDSVLDSWGIRSSRLNG
- a CDS encoding DUF5658 family protein; its protein translation is MSPNALSRLWSHVSPPLLIAVLGVMLGDVITTGIGLELGLSEGNPFVSHLLAEMGLFGLLLLKAATVLLLVVLSGWTQRSRRTFRLGSIVYLVVGLLVVVSNVVAIATVG
- a CDS encoding DUF7548 family protein, with protein sequence MSKALKVGMVSCLVVVALVSLPYFVAPATAVSVYYDTIPVPVELLDVLLSLVAFIAFGSALRGRSDPATVAGVTLVLGGFLAGITLWWAVVTPASTLVEAARMDALNGYRWVIFLATLAVPTSAGWYARTVL